The Sinomonas sp. P10A9 genome includes a window with the following:
- a CDS encoding TetR family transcriptional regulator encodes MNPLRRGRPDDGGDRRARIVAAATHLFAEHGFDAVSLRQVAREAKVDPALVHHYFDGKDGLFAAAVSLPADPGDLLAGIDSSTADGRGRVVAHAVMSLWEGPQKHVLAAFFRTTIGSTARTRLLREVVRRQIIGKVAAGLPYDDAERELRASLAATQVVGFLVARYLVELEPIAALRQADAEAFLAPAVQRILTGPLPFGGAPGV; translated from the coding sequence GTGAATCCGCTGCGGCGGGGCCGGCCGGACGACGGCGGCGATCGCCGCGCGCGGATCGTCGCCGCCGCGACGCACCTCTTCGCCGAACACGGATTCGACGCCGTGAGCCTGCGCCAGGTGGCCCGCGAGGCCAAGGTGGACCCGGCGCTCGTGCATCACTACTTCGACGGGAAGGACGGGCTGTTCGCGGCCGCAGTCTCGCTTCCCGCCGATCCGGGCGACCTCCTCGCCGGCATCGATTCCTCGACTGCCGATGGCCGCGGCCGGGTCGTTGCCCACGCCGTCATGTCCCTGTGGGAGGGACCCCAGAAGCACGTGCTCGCCGCGTTCTTCCGCACGACGATCGGCTCGACGGCCAGGACGCGGCTGCTGCGCGAGGTGGTGCGCCGGCAGATCATCGGCAAGGTCGCCGCGGGCCTGCCCTATGACGACGCCGAGCGAGAGCTCCGTGCGTCCCTCGCAGCGACTCAGGTGGTGGGCTTCCTCGTGGCCAGGTATCTCGTGGAGCTCGAGCCCATCGCAGCTTTGCGCCAAGCCGATGCTGAGGCCTTCCTCGCGCCCGCCGTGCAGCGCATCCTCACGGGTCCGCTCCCGTTCGGCGGCGCGCCGGGGGTGTAG
- a CDS encoding ABC transporter permease codes for MNPRMLLATAARVLSQLRHDRRSLALIVVVPSALLAVVYWLYENETLPPGAPRTFDRVGLIMLAIFPFIVMFLITSITMLRERTTGTLERLMTTPIHTADLLFGYGIAFSIMAALQSAIATGVAYWVFNLDIKGNGGYVVLVAVVNAVLGVALGLSCSAFARTEFQAVQFMPVVVIPQILLCGLFVARDHMNDVFHTISDWMPLTYSVDALQEIAKNADPSATMWRDFGVMAAIVVGLLILASFTLPRKSS; via the coding sequence ATGAACCCTCGGATGCTGTTGGCCACGGCGGCCCGTGTCCTGTCCCAGCTGCGCCATGATCGGCGCAGTCTCGCGCTCATCGTCGTGGTGCCCTCGGCGCTGCTCGCTGTGGTCTACTGGCTCTACGAGAACGAGACGCTGCCGCCCGGTGCGCCCCGCACGTTCGACCGGGTCGGCCTCATCATGCTGGCGATCTTCCCGTTCATCGTCATGTTCCTCATCACGTCGATCACGATGCTCCGCGAACGAACCACCGGGACCCTCGAGCGTCTCATGACGACGCCGATCCACACCGCCGATCTCCTGTTCGGCTACGGCATCGCGTTCTCGATCATGGCCGCACTCCAGTCGGCCATCGCCACCGGCGTCGCGTACTGGGTGTTCAACCTCGACATCAAGGGCAACGGCGGCTACGTGGTGCTCGTCGCCGTCGTGAACGCCGTCCTCGGAGTGGCGCTCGGGCTCTCCTGCAGCGCCTTCGCGCGCACCGAATTCCAAGCCGTGCAGTTCATGCCCGTCGTCGTCATCCCGCAGATCCTGCTGTGCGGGCTCTTCGTGGCCCGCGACCACATGAATGACGTGTTCCACACGATCTCGGACTGGATGCCGCTGACCTACTCGGTCGACGCGCTGCAGGAGATCGCCAAGAACGCCGATCCCTCGGCGACCATGTGGCGGGACTTCGGCGTCATGGCCGCGATCGTCGTCGGGCTGCTCATACTCGCTTCCTTCACCCTGCCGCGGAAGAGCTCGTGA
- a CDS encoding ABC transporter ATP-binding protein, whose translation MDHTPAHAATTPPAIEADSLSVRIHRKPILHDLGFAVPQGRVTGLLGPSGSGKSTLMRSIVGVQRLWKGSLTVLGRPAGAASLRHAIGYMTQEASIYRDLSVLDNVRYFGALHGRSAADAREAVAAVGLADLARRKASDLSGGQFSRVSLACALVGDPELLVLDEPTVGLDPVLRVDLWERFRALADGGATLLVSSHVMEEATRCDSLLLLREGRMLAQLTPDGLRERGGSSDLEQAFLGIIRADLERQAAGLPVPTKEHAA comes from the coding sequence ATGGACCACACCCCAGCCCACGCCGCAACGACGCCGCCCGCCATCGAAGCAGACTCGCTGTCCGTCCGCATCCATCGCAAGCCGATACTCCACGACCTCGGGTTCGCTGTCCCCCAAGGGCGCGTCACGGGGCTCCTCGGCCCGTCCGGGAGCGGCAAGAGCACGCTCATGCGGAGCATCGTGGGCGTCCAGCGGCTGTGGAAGGGGTCCCTCACCGTTCTGGGGCGCCCCGCGGGCGCGGCGAGCCTGCGCCACGCGATCGGGTACATGACCCAGGAGGCGAGCATCTACCGGGACCTGAGCGTCCTCGACAACGTGCGGTACTTCGGGGCGCTCCACGGCAGGTCGGCGGCGGACGCGCGCGAGGCGGTCGCCGCCGTCGGCCTTGCGGACCTTGCCCGGCGAAAGGCCTCAGACCTGTCCGGCGGCCAGTTCAGCCGCGTCTCGCTCGCGTGCGCGCTCGTCGGCGACCCTGAGCTCCTCGTCCTCGACGAGCCGACAGTGGGCCTCGACCCGGTGCTGCGCGTCGACCTCTGGGAACGCTTCCGCGCGCTCGCCGACGGGGGTGCAACCCTCCTCGTCTCGAGCCATGTCATGGAGGAGGCCACCCGCTGCGACTCGCTCCTGCTCCTGCGGGAGGGCCGCATGCTGGCCCAGCTCACGCCGGACGGCCTCCGTGAGCGCGGCGGGAGCAGCGATCTCGAGCAGGCGTTCCTCGGGATCATCCGCGCCGACCTCGAGCGCCAGGCGGCCGGCCTGCCGGTCCCGACCAAGGAGCATGCAGCATGA
- a CDS encoding DUF2249 domain-containing protein — MEYTEANPLTLTQKSSCACGEHDAEGFPELDVRVIPHAIRHATIFGALDSLPVGSGLVIIANHAPLPLLAQVEQRYREGAFGVAYLSEGPEEWKVQFRREA, encoded by the coding sequence ATGGAATACACCGAGGCGAACCCGCTGACCCTGACCCAGAAGTCCTCGTGCGCGTGCGGGGAGCATGACGCCGAGGGCTTCCCCGAACTCGACGTGCGCGTCATCCCGCATGCCATCCGCCACGCGACGATCTTCGGCGCACTGGACTCGCTCCCGGTCGGCTCGGGGCTCGTCATCATTGCCAACCACGCACCACTGCCCCTGCTGGCGCAGGTCGAGCAGCGGTACCGCGAGGGCGCCTTCGGGGTCGCCTACCTTTCAGAGGGGCCCGAGGAGTGGAAGGTCCAGTTCCGCAGGGAGGCCTGA
- a CDS encoding helix-turn-helix domain-containing protein produces MINSPLGPQPTSPGPATPLSGARAAILDRLRGKEGPSTVEALAREMGQHPNTVREHLEALVGVGLAELADGPLLGEVRPARRGRPSKRYRAVEQAGGSLGYAELAGALAAELARLAPDPRAAGAEAGRGWARQALGPAPVPVTASDARRRVLAELVELGFGIEAVSSRTRRADAGAPGGSGGEASTGGEADTGLPADTASGSDTDVAAGAAATVRLVRCPLLSAARDQPCVVCSVHAGLVEESLRLLGHDDLGSRLEPFAEPGACLLTIGRP; encoded by the coding sequence GTGATAAATAGTCCGCTCGGCCCTCAGCCCACGTCGCCCGGTCCCGCGACCCCGCTCTCGGGTGCGCGCGCCGCGATTCTGGACCGCCTGCGGGGAAAGGAAGGGCCGAGCACGGTCGAGGCGCTCGCCCGCGAGATGGGACAGCACCCCAACACCGTGAGGGAGCACCTCGAGGCCCTCGTGGGCGTGGGCCTCGCCGAACTCGCGGACGGACCCCTGCTGGGGGAGGTCCGTCCGGCGCGGCGAGGGCGCCCCTCGAAGCGCTACCGCGCCGTCGAGCAGGCCGGCGGATCTCTGGGGTACGCGGAGCTCGCGGGAGCGCTCGCCGCGGAGCTCGCGCGCCTCGCGCCGGATCCGCGTGCTGCCGGGGCGGAGGCGGGCCGCGGCTGGGCCCGCCAGGCCCTCGGCCCGGCCCCGGTGCCCGTCACCGCCTCCGACGCACGACGCCGCGTGCTCGCCGAACTCGTTGAGCTCGGCTTCGGCATCGAAGCGGTGTCGTCGCGGACCCGCCGGGCCGACGCTGGTGCTCCGGGCGGCTCCGGCGGCGAGGCCAGCACCGGCGGCGAGGCCGATACCGGCCTTCCGGCCGACACCGCGTCTGGGTCCGACACCGACGTCGCGGCCGGGGCGGCAGCGACCGTGCGCCTCGTGCGGTGTCCGCTCCTATCCGCGGCGAGGGACCAGCCTTGCGTCGTGTGTTCGGTCCATGCCGGGCTCGTCGAGGAGTCCCTGCGGCTTCTGGGCCACGACGATCTCGGCTCGCGCCTCGAGCCGTTCGCCGAACCCGGAGCGTGCCTGCTCACGATCGGCCGTCCATGA
- a CDS encoding multicopper oxidase domain-containing protein produces MPSLPPKGSKPASGSGRAGRPGTGRASWHRWANAPTLAWLLAIAVLAGIHRGIPASGWLLTHLAFLGAATNAILVYSWHFAEALLRLPVPSRRAVAVRIVLLNAGAAAMVGVVSGFWPASVTGAAAVGLAAGWHGVALLVRVRRALPSRFASTLRYYLAACALLPFGAAAGAVLALPCADDGELHARLLLAHESVNVLGWVGLSVLGTLVTLLPTMLRTRADDAAEPTARRALWFLLAGVLGAAAGALAGQRLVVAAGLLAYLIGVLVSAVPLARAVRSKPPVAFAPLSAVASLLWLIGALARLLWITAAVPDWDALHIALGDLTPALAAGFAAQVLLGALSYLLPVVFGGGPSVVRRRTEMLDAGAWLRVVLANGALALYLLPVPSAVRVAAAVAGLLALSAFVWLALRAFLSRPRAEDQERHAAGSGPIAVGASVRSRLGSGAVGLAVLLAAVVAGVAADPSVIPAAAGGSPAAAAGAVGAKGGGGVVPTGHTTTVDVVMSGMRFVPDSVSVPIGDRLVINLTNKDQTPHDLVLATGQDSSRVYPGQNGRLDAGVMGASVDGWCSVVGHKQMGMVFRVNVTGAQGGAAPSTPQAMDMPGMQHAATASPGAPANASTAPHTPYPADLPAVPAGTTHKVTLTVRDTVAEVAPGVTQTLWTYNGTAPGPVLHGRVGDTFEVTLVIDASTGHSIDFHAGTIAPDGPMRTIDPGQQLTYTFTAAQPGIWMYHCSTMPMSLHIANGMFGAVVIDPPDAPPVDHEFVLVQSEQYRGAAASGVPGIAGPDAVSAKITAGTPDAVVFNGYPNQYDAAPLAVRAGERVRVWVLDAGPDRATSFHVVGAQFGAVWSEGAYRLAPGAGGVQSGASQAMDLAPAQGGFVDLTFPEAGNYPFVSHYMVDAERGAHGVFAVAAAR; encoded by the coding sequence ATGCCGTCCCTTCCCCCCAAGGGGTCGAAGCCCGCCAGCGGATCGGGTCGGGCCGGGCGTCCCGGCACGGGCCGGGCATCGTGGCACCGGTGGGCGAACGCCCCGACGCTCGCGTGGCTGCTGGCCATCGCCGTGCTTGCGGGCATCCACCGCGGCATCCCGGCGTCCGGATGGCTCCTGACCCACCTCGCCTTCCTCGGTGCCGCGACCAACGCGATCCTCGTCTACTCGTGGCACTTCGCCGAGGCGCTCCTGCGCCTGCCTGTGCCGTCACGCCGCGCTGTCGCGGTCCGGATAGTGCTCCTGAATGCAGGCGCCGCGGCGATGGTCGGCGTCGTGTCCGGGTTCTGGCCGGCCTCGGTCACCGGTGCCGCAGCGGTGGGGCTGGCCGCGGGATGGCATGGTGTCGCCCTGCTCGTGCGGGTCCGCCGTGCACTGCCCTCGAGGTTCGCGTCGACGCTGCGGTATTACCTCGCGGCATGCGCCCTCCTTCCGTTCGGAGCGGCGGCCGGAGCCGTGCTCGCCCTCCCCTGCGCGGACGACGGCGAGCTCCACGCGCGCCTCCTTCTCGCCCACGAGTCGGTCAACGTGCTCGGCTGGGTGGGACTGAGCGTGCTGGGAACCCTCGTGACCCTCCTGCCCACCATGCTGCGCACTCGCGCCGACGATGCCGCCGAGCCCACGGCGCGCCGCGCGCTGTGGTTCCTGTTGGCCGGCGTCCTCGGCGCAGCGGCCGGCGCGCTCGCGGGGCAGCGCCTCGTCGTGGCGGCCGGACTCCTGGCGTACTTGATCGGTGTCCTGGTCTCCGCGGTCCCCCTCGCCCGCGCCGTCCGCAGCAAGCCCCCCGTAGCCTTCGCACCGCTCTCCGCGGTCGCGTCGCTCCTCTGGCTCATCGGAGCGCTCGCACGACTTCTGTGGATCACCGCCGCGGTTCCCGACTGGGACGCCCTCCACATCGCCCTGGGCGACCTCACCCCCGCGCTCGCCGCCGGCTTCGCGGCCCAGGTGCTCCTCGGCGCGCTCTCGTACCTGCTGCCGGTGGTCTTCGGGGGTGGCCCGTCCGTGGTGCGGCGGCGCACGGAGATGCTTGACGCTGGCGCGTGGCTCCGCGTGGTCCTCGCCAACGGCGCGCTCGCGCTCTACCTGCTCCCCGTGCCCAGCGCCGTGCGGGTCGCCGCGGCCGTGGCCGGGCTCCTCGCCCTCAGCGCGTTCGTGTGGCTTGCCCTCAGGGCGTTCCTGTCCCGGCCCCGTGCGGAGGACCAGGAGCGCCACGCCGCTGGCTCGGGGCCCATCGCCGTGGGCGCTTCGGTGCGCAGCAGGCTCGGGTCGGGCGCGGTGGGGCTGGCCGTGCTCCTCGCGGCAGTCGTGGCCGGCGTTGCGGCGGATCCGTCCGTGATTCCGGCCGCGGCCGGTGGCTCGCCCGCGGCCGCGGCGGGTGCGGTCGGAGCGAAAGGAGGCGGCGGCGTCGTGCCTACCGGGCACACCACCACCGTGGACGTGGTGATGTCCGGGATGCGCTTCGTGCCGGACAGCGTGAGCGTGCCGATCGGGGACAGGCTCGTCATCAACCTGACCAACAAGGACCAGACCCCGCACGATCTCGTGCTCGCGACAGGCCAGGACTCCTCCCGCGTGTACCCCGGCCAGAACGGCAGGCTCGACGCCGGCGTGATGGGCGCGTCCGTGGACGGCTGGTGCTCGGTGGTGGGGCACAAGCAGATGGGCATGGTGTTCCGCGTCAACGTCACCGGCGCCCAGGGAGGCGCCGCCCCCAGCACTCCTCAGGCGATGGACATGCCGGGCATGCAGCACGCGGCTACTGCGTCGCCCGGCGCCCCGGCCAACGCCTCGACGGCCCCGCACACCCCGTACCCCGCAGACCTCCCGGCCGTGCCCGCCGGCACCACCCATAAGGTGACGCTCACTGTGCGGGACACGGTCGCCGAGGTGGCGCCCGGTGTCACCCAGACCCTTTGGACCTACAACGGCACCGCGCCGGGCCCCGTACTGCACGGGCGCGTGGGGGACACCTTCGAGGTCACGCTCGTCATCGACGCCTCCACTGGGCATTCGATCGACTTCCACGCCGGGACCATCGCCCCGGACGGGCCCATGCGGACCATCGACCCGGGCCAGCAGCTCACCTACACCTTCACGGCCGCTCAGCCGGGGATCTGGATGTACCACTGCTCCACGATGCCCATGTCCCTGCATATTGCGAACGGGATGTTCGGCGCCGTCGTGATCGATCCGCCAGACGCGCCGCCGGTCGACCATGAGTTCGTGCTCGTCCAGAGCGAGCAGTACCGCGGCGCAGCAGCCAGCGGGGTCCCCGGGATCGCCGGCCCTGACGCGGTCTCGGCGAAGATCACTGCGGGCACCCCGGACGCAGTCGTGTTCAACGGCTACCCGAACCAGTACGACGCCGCGCCGCTCGCCGTGCGCGCGGGCGAACGGGTGAGGGTGTGGGTGCTCGATGCGGGCCCCGACCGGGCGACGTCGTTCCACGTGGTCGGCGCGCAGTTCGGCGCCGTGTGGTCCGAGGGCGCCTACCGCCTCGCCCCTGGGGCCGGCGGAGTACAGTCCGGGGCGTCCCAGGCCATGGACCTCGCCCCGGCGCAGGGCGGCTTCGTCGACCTGACGTTCCCCGAGGCGGGCAACTACCCGTTCGTGAGCCACTACATGGTGGACGCCGAACGCGGCGCGCACGGCGTCTTCGCCGTTGCTGCCGCGAGGTGA
- a CDS encoding proline--tRNA ligase, producing MVLRLSTLFLRTLREDPADAEVASHRLLVRAGYIRRAAPGIYTWLPLGLAVLRKVEQIIREEMAGIGAQEVHFPALLPKEPYEATNRWTEYGEGIFRLKDRKEADYLLAPTHEEMFTLLVKDLYSSYKDLPLSLYQIQNKYRDEARPRAGLLRGREFIMKDSYSFDVDDAGLDASYAKHREAYVKIFARLGLEVVAVKATAGAMGGSKSEEFLHPTEIGEDTFVRSPGGYSANVEAVSTVVPDEIDFAGAPAAQVLDTPDTPTIDSLVAASQTIFPNPEREWTGADTLKNVVLAVTLPTGESQLVVIGLPGDRAVDLKRVEANIGAFLPVAGEIGIEAANDEQLKKQPLIVKGYLGPGLDRDEALLGLEGKTKILYLVDPRVVSGTRWITGANEQGKHVYGLVAGRDFGWDGVIECTEVRAGDPAPDGSGPLETARGIEMGHIFQLGRKYAEALELKVLNENGKQVTVTMGSYGIGVTRAVAALAESNHDDRGLIWPRAVAPADVHVVAVGRGEEIFAEAERITAEFEARGLTVMLDDRPKVSPGVKFGDAELIGVPTIVAVGKGFATGTLEVKDRRSGTAEDVPVAEVVDRIVAQASGKASGSPAEAASAVVRETAAADVD from the coding sequence GTGGTCCTGCGACTCTCCACCCTGTTCCTGCGTACCCTCCGCGAGGATCCCGCCGATGCAGAGGTCGCGAGCCACAGGCTCCTCGTCCGCGCCGGCTACATCCGGCGCGCCGCACCTGGCATCTACACGTGGCTGCCGCTCGGCCTCGCGGTCCTGCGGAAGGTCGAGCAGATCATCCGCGAGGAGATGGCCGGGATCGGCGCGCAGGAGGTCCACTTCCCGGCCCTGCTGCCGAAGGAGCCCTACGAGGCCACGAATCGCTGGACGGAGTACGGCGAAGGCATCTTCCGCCTCAAGGACCGCAAGGAGGCAGACTACCTCCTTGCCCCGACGCACGAGGAGATGTTCACGCTCCTCGTGAAGGACCTGTACTCCTCCTACAAGGACCTTCCGCTCTCGCTGTACCAGATCCAGAACAAGTACCGCGATGAGGCCCGCCCCCGGGCCGGCCTCCTCCGCGGCCGCGAGTTCATCATGAAGGACTCGTACTCGTTCGACGTCGACGACGCAGGCCTGGACGCCAGCTATGCGAAGCACCGCGAGGCATACGTGAAGATCTTCGCGCGCCTCGGCCTCGAGGTCGTGGCCGTGAAGGCGACCGCTGGCGCGATGGGCGGGTCCAAGAGCGAGGAGTTCCTCCACCCGACCGAGATCGGCGAGGACACGTTCGTCCGCTCGCCCGGCGGCTACTCGGCCAACGTCGAAGCCGTCTCGACGGTCGTCCCCGACGAGATCGACTTCGCCGGTGCCCCCGCGGCGCAGGTGCTCGACACACCGGACACCCCGACCATCGACTCGCTCGTCGCTGCCTCGCAGACCATCTTCCCCAACCCCGAGCGCGAGTGGACCGGCGCGGACACGCTCAAGAACGTGGTCCTCGCGGTCACGCTGCCCACCGGCGAGTCCCAGCTCGTGGTCATCGGCCTCCCGGGCGACCGAGCCGTGGACCTCAAGCGTGTCGAGGCCAACATCGGGGCGTTCCTCCCCGTGGCGGGCGAGATCGGAATCGAGGCCGCGAACGATGAGCAGCTCAAGAAGCAGCCGCTCATCGTCAAGGGCTACCTCGGCCCCGGCCTCGACCGCGATGAGGCTCTCCTCGGCCTCGAGGGCAAGACCAAGATCCTCTACCTCGTGGACCCTCGCGTGGTCTCCGGCACCCGCTGGATCACCGGCGCGAACGAGCAGGGCAAGCACGTCTACGGTCTCGTGGCCGGCCGCGACTTCGGCTGGGACGGCGTCATCGAGTGCACCGAGGTCCGAGCCGGCGACCCGGCCCCGGACGGCTCCGGCCCGCTCGAGACGGCGCGAGGCATCGAGATGGGACACATCTTCCAGCTCGGCCGCAAGTACGCCGAGGCCCTCGAGCTCAAGGTCCTCAACGAGAATGGCAAGCAGGTCACGGTCACGATGGGCTCGTACGGCATCGGCGTGACCCGCGCCGTCGCGGCCCTTGCCGAGTCCAACCACGACGACCGCGGCCTCATCTGGCCGCGCGCCGTGGCCCCGGCGGACGTGCACGTCGTGGCCGTCGGCCGGGGCGAGGAGATCTTCGCCGAGGCCGAACGCATCACGGCCGAATTCGAGGCCCGCGGTCTCACCGTCATGCTCGACGACCGGCCGAAGGTCTCTCCGGGAGTCAAGTTCGGCGACGCCGAGCTCATCGGCGTGCCGACCATCGTCGCCGTCGGCAAGGGATTCGCCACTGGCACCCTCGAGGTCAAGGACCGGCGCTCCGGCACCGCGGAGGACGTCCCCGTCGCCGAGGTCGTGGACCGCATCGTCGCACAGGCCAGCGGCAAGGCCAGCGGAAGCCCCGCTGAAGCAGCCAGTGCTGTGGTGCGCGAGACGGCCGCGGCCGACGTCGACTAG
- a CDS encoding sulfite exporter TauE/SafE family protein yields the protein MLSGFEALDPLTLALILVAGFAAGWVDAVVGGGGLIQLPALLAVPGIAPVQALATNKMGSVFGTTTSAVTYARRIRPDLRTAIPMALVALAGAFGGAAVATVLPGRVFKPIILAAIIAVALFTAFRPQMGQYTQLRLKGRRHLAAACGLGLAIGFYDGLIGPGTGSFLVIALVSGMGYAFLEASAKAKIVNMATNIGAIVLFAVFAPGGTLLWGLGLALGAANMCGGYLGARMAVARGNTFIRWVFLAVVAALAVKLGIDVWNENFA from the coding sequence GTGCTCAGCGGCTTCGAGGCACTCGATCCGCTCACCCTTGCGCTGATTCTCGTCGCGGGCTTTGCGGCCGGGTGGGTCGACGCCGTCGTGGGCGGCGGCGGACTCATCCAGCTGCCCGCGCTCCTCGCGGTGCCCGGCATCGCGCCCGTCCAGGCCCTCGCGACGAACAAGATGGGCTCGGTCTTCGGCACGACGACGAGCGCGGTCACCTACGCGCGCCGCATCCGGCCAGACCTGCGCACTGCCATCCCGATGGCGCTCGTCGCGCTCGCCGGCGCATTCGGCGGGGCGGCAGTGGCCACAGTGCTGCCGGGCCGGGTGTTCAAGCCGATCATCCTGGCCGCGATCATCGCGGTTGCGCTCTTCACCGCCTTCAGGCCGCAGATGGGCCAGTACACGCAGCTGCGGCTCAAGGGCCGCAGGCACCTCGCTGCCGCATGCGGGCTGGGGCTCGCGATCGGGTTCTATGACGGCCTCATTGGCCCGGGCACGGGATCGTTCCTTGTCATCGCCCTTGTCTCCGGGATGGGGTACGCATTCCTCGAGGCGAGCGCGAAGGCCAAGATCGTCAACATGGCCACCAACATCGGCGCGATCGTGCTCTTCGCCGTGTTCGCGCCGGGAGGGACGCTCCTCTGGGGCCTCGGCCTGGCTCTGGGCGCCGCGAATATGTGCGGTGGGTACCTCGGCGCACGCATGGCGGTAGCACGGGGCAACACGTTCATCCGGTGGGTCTTCCTCGCCGTGGTTGCGGCCCTAGCGGTCAAGCTCGGGATCGACGTCTGGAACGAGAACTTCGCTTAG
- a CDS encoding pyridoxal phosphate-dependent decarboxylase family protein, with translation MLRPEDYDEPLARAATHARKWLASVPERHVAPRTTADSLAEAFGGALPEAGLAPAATVDLLASAAEPGLTAMASGRFYGFVIGGTLPAAMAADWLVSAWDQNAGLRFATPGVVAAEEAASRWVLDLLGLPAGADVGFTTGASMANFSGLAAARWRVLERAGWDVNADGLTGAPRIRVFVGAQRHDTVDMGLRLLGLGAPITVDVDSQGRILPDALGDALAHGSRGDGPAIVCLQAGNVHSGAFDPFSESIAAAREHGAWVHVDGAFGLWAAASPATRHLMAGAEQADSWGTDAHKNLNVPYDCGIVVCRDVPALRTALGMHGDYLIHDPLGDHGPGDPFEKVPELSRRARGVPVWAALRSLGRTGVDHLVSGLVANASELARRIGALPGAEVLNDVVFSQVCLAFGSDARTEAVADWLVADGRVWMTGSRWHDRTVLRISVANWSTDARDIEVSVAAVRAALEATEGL, from the coding sequence ATGCTGCGCCCCGAAGACTACGACGAACCTCTCGCCCGCGCCGCCACGCACGCCCGGAAGTGGCTGGCCAGTGTGCCCGAGCGCCATGTCGCGCCGAGGACGACGGCGGATTCGCTCGCCGAGGCGTTCGGTGGCGCCCTGCCCGAGGCAGGCCTCGCCCCGGCGGCGACCGTGGACCTCTTGGCGTCAGCTGCCGAGCCGGGCCTCACGGCCATGGCCTCTGGTCGGTTCTACGGATTCGTGATCGGTGGCACCCTCCCTGCGGCCATGGCCGCCGACTGGCTCGTGAGCGCGTGGGACCAGAACGCGGGCCTGCGCTTCGCCACGCCCGGCGTCGTCGCCGCCGAGGAGGCCGCCAGCCGGTGGGTGCTGGACCTCCTCGGGCTCCCGGCGGGCGCGGACGTCGGCTTCACGACCGGGGCGAGCATGGCCAACTTCAGCGGGCTCGCCGCTGCCCGGTGGAGAGTCCTCGAGCGGGCCGGGTGGGACGTCAACGCGGACGGCCTGACCGGTGCTCCGCGGATCCGCGTCTTCGTCGGGGCGCAGCGGCACGACACGGTCGACATGGGGCTGAGGCTGCTCGGACTCGGCGCGCCGATCACGGTGGACGTCGACAGCCAGGGGCGCATCCTGCCCGACGCGCTCGGAGACGCGCTTGCGCACGGTTCAAGGGGTGACGGACCGGCGATCGTCTGCCTCCAGGCGGGGAACGTGCACTCCGGTGCGTTCGACCCCTTCTCGGAGTCCATCGCCGCGGCTCGCGAACACGGAGCATGGGTCCACGTCGACGGGGCCTTCGGGCTGTGGGCCGCCGCATCGCCGGCCACCCGGCACCTCATGGCCGGAGCGGAGCAGGCCGACTCGTGGGGCACCGACGCGCATAAGAACCTCAACGTCCCGTACGACTGCGGGATCGTTGTCTGCCGCGACGTCCCGGCCCTCCGGACGGCGCTCGGGATGCACGGCGACTACCTCATCCACGACCCGCTCGGGGACCACGGTCCCGGGGATCCGTTCGAGAAGGTGCCCGAGCTGTCGCGGCGTGCCCGCGGTGTGCCGGTCTGGGCAGCTCTGAGGTCCCTCGGCCGGACCGGAGTCGACCATCTCGTGTCCGGGCTCGTGGCCAACGCCAGCGAACTGGCCCGGCGCATCGGGGCGCTGCCCGGCGCCGAGGTGCTCAACGACGTCGTGTTCAGCCAGGTGTGCCTCGCATTCGGCTCAGACGCGCGCACAGAGGCGGTCGCGGACTGGCTCGTCGCGGACGGGCGCGTGTGGATGACCGGCTCGCGCTGGCACGATCGCACGGT